In Carya illinoinensis cultivar Pawnee chromosome 7, C.illinoinensisPawnee_v1, whole genome shotgun sequence, the following are encoded in one genomic region:
- the LOC122315774 gene encoding putative RNA-binding protein Luc7-like 2: protein MDAIRKQLDVLMGANRNGDVREVNRKYYDRDVCRLYLVGLCPHELFQLTKMDMGPCPKVHSLQLRKEYEESKAKGTDNYDRDLEDVIDRLILECDRKITRALRRLEAEDAKAAIAISVSEVTQTSEVLELSKHIKEKLKEADQYDLEGKTDLKIRALEVVEELRTKRADKQSMLLLDAFNKDRASLPQPLPNPPPLAPLPVVTPDPRTQEMINEKLKKAEDLGEQGLVEEAQKALEEAEALKKLPARQEPALDSSKYTAADVRITDQKLRVCDICGAFLSVYDSDRRLADHFGGKLHLGYMQIREKLAELKEEKEKGRKVDRDDRRSKERSRDRDREPSKDRERGDSRDRGRDHDRRSRDRDRHYDRERGYDRERDRDIDRSRSYDSRSRRRSRSRERSRDYDRHRHYDRY from the exons ATGGATGCGATAAGGAAGCAGCTAGACGTGCTGATGGGGGCGAACCGGAACGGCGACGTTCGGGAGGTGAACCGCAAGTACTACGATCGCGACGTGTGCCGCCTTTACCTCGTTGGCCTTTGCCCTCACGAGCTCTTCCAATTGACG AAAATGGATATGGGTCCCTGCCCAAAGGTCCACTCCTTGCAGCTGAGGAAAGA ATATGAGGAATCCAAAGCAAAAGGGACTGACAACTATGATAGAGATTTGGAGGATGTCATCGATAGGCTCATTCTTGAGTGCGATAGGAAGATCACTAGAGCCCTTAGGCGCCTTGAGGCTGAGGATGCAAAAGCTGCTATAGCAATTTCTGTCTCAGAAGTTACACAG ACATCTGAGGTGCTTGAGCTATCCAAGCATATCAAAGAGAAGTTGAAAGAAGCTGATCAATATG ATCTTGAAGGCAAAACAGATCTTAAAATTCGAGCTTTGGAGGTGGTAGAGGAACTAAGAACCAAAAGAGCGGACAAACAG TCCATGCTTCTTTTGGATGCATTCAATAAAGATAGGGCATCTTTGCCTCAACCCCTGCCAAACCCACCACCTTTGGCACCCTTGCCTGTAGTTACACCTGATCCTCGTACACAGGAAATGATAAATGAAAAGTTGAAGAAAGCAGAGGATCTTG GTGAGCAGGGTTTGGTTGAAGAGGCACAAAAGGCATTAGAAGAGGCTGAAGCTCTTAAGAAG CTACCTGCTCGGCAGGAGCCTGCTCTGGATTCCTCCAAGTACACTGCTGCTGATGTTCGCATT ACTGATCAGAAGTTACGCGTTTGTGACATTTGTGGAGCATTTTTGAGTGTTTATGACAG TGACCGCCGTTTAGCTGATCATTTTGGTGGGAAGCTTCATTTAGGCTATATGCAAATCCGAGAGAAGTTAGCAGAGCTTAAG gaagagaaagaaaagggcCGAAAGGTTGATCGGGATGATAGAAG ATCAAAAGAACGCAGCAGGGACAGAGACAGGGAGCCTAGTAAGGACCGGGAACGAGGAGATAGCCGTGACCGAGGAAGGGATCATGATCGTAGGAGCAGAGATCGTGATAGGCATTATGATCGTGAACGTGGATATGATCGGGAGCGTGATAGAGACATAGATCGCTCCCGCAGTTATGATTCAAGAAGTCGCCGCAGGTCACGGTCAAGGGAGCGTTCCAGGGACTATGATCGCCACAG GCATTATGATCGGTACTAG